The following proteins are encoded in a genomic region of Thermococcus henrietii:
- a CDS encoding signal peptidase I: protein MNHRPAPLSLLSYLLVGFLVLVLVLHFALGFQYVVILTDSMEPHINPGDLVVTRPVSPSELHVGDVILYEVHIGSSTYRISHRIVAIKTDESGRIYFVTKGDNRKYTDPWRVYPDQVIGKVILVIPKVGMVWYYTPLIVLLIFLFIIGSLAYEIALILLEEEPPRPKWAKPSLLAVKRKKLKRYYRR, encoded by the coding sequence ATGAACCATCGCCCCGCCCCCCTGTCCCTTCTCTCCTATCTTTTGGTGGGTTTCCTCGTCCTCGTGTTAGTCCTTCACTTCGCCCTCGGCTTCCAGTACGTTGTCATACTCACAGACTCCATGGAGCCCCACATAAACCCCGGTGACCTCGTGGTTACAAGGCCGGTTTCTCCATCCGAGCTTCACGTCGGTGACGTGATACTCTACGAGGTTCACATAGGAAGCTCAACTTATAGAATCTCTCACCGAATCGTGGCAATAAAAACCGATGAATCCGGCAGAATTTACTTCGTGACGAAGGGTGACAACCGAAAATACACCGACCCCTGGCGCGTTTATCCGGACCAGGTTATAGGGAAGGTAATCCTCGTGATTCCGAAGGTTGGCATGGTCTGGTACTACACTCCCCTAATAGTCCTCCTCATCTTTCTGTTCATCATCGGTAGCCTGGCCTATGAGATTGCCCTAATACTCCTCGAAGAAGAGCCACCCAGGCCCAAGTGGGCCAAGCCTTCTCTGCTCGCAGTCAAAAGGAAAAAGCTGAAGAGGTACTACCGCCGTTAA